DNA from Cygnus atratus isolate AKBS03 ecotype Queensland, Australia chromosome 7, CAtr_DNAZoo_HiC_assembly, whole genome shotgun sequence:
aggaaaggaaaggaaaggaaaggaaaggaaaggaaaggaaaggaaaggaagaaagcattACAAGGAAAGCATtccacagctcagctctgtaGCGTGGCAAGTAACTACAAGTCACTGTTTTTCCAAGTATgacacataaataaaatagctcTTAGAGTACACAGCTTTATCAGGATGACATTTCCTACACGGGCAAGAAAAGTACGTAGATCTGAAAAATAAGCCAGCatgtatctctttttttttttccccacttaatACAGAAACAGACTAATTGACTTCCTGTTTAGAAAGCTCTAAGGGAGGCAGTGGTGCTAATGCCAGTAATTTCTCCCAATATGCAAGAGTGGCAACATCATTTATCTGTTTGGGCCCATTGTAGCAAGGTTTTAGCACGTTGGTGTTTATTAGTTTCCTCGTCTTCAAGCATGCAACGCATTTTTGAAGGCCATAAAGATGTTTTCAGTGACTGTCCCCATTAGGAAATCTGTTGCTGAGATATAGCTTACCCTCAAAACATAAACGTTTTGCATTACTTTTCTTTaagtataaataattttaaaacagcatatcTGCTCTGCAAATATCAAAATCAGCTTGAGCATGCAATTGCCTATCAAACAATGCATAGAGATGAGACTAAAAGCCATTAGAAAACCAAAGTGATGCTTTTTCAATAGCCCATAGATTTCAGATAGCTGAAGTTCTTTCTCAATTACATATGCATGCACATAAGTTACGAACATCTCctctcaaacatttttgttcttcagaaagctATGTTCCACTACATAACAAAATGTGCTGTACTGGAAACAGTCTGAGAAATATATCCTGAAAACAAGGGCTTCCACATATTAGCACAATTCCTCGGATTAAAAAGGTCAGTGAAATCCCCAGGCTTATCCATTCCAGTTAGACATGCGTGTGTGCAGAAAAAGGCTTTTACTGCCCTGACTACAAAGTCATTAAACTGGTTATGTCAAAAAGTTGGTTTCCCTTTTCTTAATTAGAGTCATGTCTGAGCATGggtagaaatgaaaaattaaatctacTCCCACACCATAAAATGCATCCAAAGGATTTCTTCTCCATCCCTTTGCAATACTTGCTGTACTAGGTTTTATATTCTCATTAGCTATTTGATTGGATGTTTGGCAATTTAAAGGTGTGAACCACTAGAAAGCACCAAATATTTTGGAAGTACCATTTTGGAAGACCTGTAAAGCAGAGGATTACCAAGCAGGGCAAAATAGCTAGAAAAAGACCTTCTGAAACAGGTGCTTGTAGAGGAGCTCTTTTCAGTAATAACCTCCAGGAAGGCAGAGGCTCAGGTGCAGTCTATTTAAAGGGAGGATGCCTACAACTGCAAACGTTCTGCCAGAGTTTAACCAGCAGTGGGTAAGAATTCACCAGCACAAATCAGCCTCGTACTTGAGCCTCGTGGCTTTTTGCAACCCACGAAGGTATTTCATCTACCAGCTGGCTGAAGGAAAGATGCATGAAGGAGCTCAGCGAGGCACAGCCACTAGCAGGAGCGGCCCAGGCACCAAAAAGCTCACAGGTGGAGCAGGGCGATGAGAAAGGGAATGAAATAAAGAGCCAGGCTGGGGTTTGTCAGCTGCATTCAGGACGTGCTTGCTATCTTTATTCACTCAGTTCAGGTGTAAGCGTACGCTAACTTTTTTGGCTGTGCAAAGCGCCCCGCGAGCAAGACTCAGAGTCCCTCCAAGCTCTTTCAACGGCGAGGAGACACCAAGGAAACCCCCGAGGGCCCCGCCAGGCCCCGTCCCCAGCCCTTTATCGGGGCCGGCTACGGCAGCTCCGCGGGCCCAAACCCTTCCCGCGCGTAGCCGCGGAGCTCGGcgctctcccctctcccccatgAGCTCCCCTCGCTGATTGGCGGCGGGCAGGCGGGCCGCGATGTAAGGCAGCCGGCGATTGGCGGCGTGGGCGGCGGCGTGCGGGAGCTGCCGGGCTTTGTACACACGCGCCGGGCCGCTCGGCCCTTTAACAATGGGCGAGGCGGGCGGCGCCGCGTGATGGCGGGGGAGCGCTGGGCACGCCGCGGCGCGCTCACGTGCCCCGGGCCAGGCCCCGCCGCTGCGtagggtgaggggggggggggggggcggcggcagcgccgcCGGCCTTTGTTGGGGCGCGATCGCCCGGCGCCGTGCCCGGCTTAACGAGCCGCACTTGTGCCCCGCATGCCGGCCAGCTGggccggggggccgcggggccccgcggcgggAGCGGCAGCGGTGGCCGATTGCGTTTAATTAGGGTCCAGCGCGGAAGGGGCGAGGGTGGCGCCGCCTGCCCCGCTCCCGTCGCGGTCCCGTCCCCAGCGAGCGCcgcttcctcccctccccttcgCCCaggccccggccgccgccccccgATGGAGCTGGAGGCGCAGTGGTGGACAGGACAGCTGGCGGCCGACATCCACCAGGCGCTGCGCTACAAGGTacccggggccggggggctccgggggtgGGGGCTGCCCGGGCAGGGGCTCGCCGGGGTTTTGTTGGGGTCCGGCCGTGCCTCTGAGGGGGGGCAGAAGGGCATCTCCCGGCCCGCTGCCCCCGTCCTGACAGCTCGGAGCGGCCCGGCCGTCCTCACCCTGCGGTTTAAAAGGGGTCAGGGTGCGTTTGGCTCCTCTGTTCGGGTGCCCGGGCAGAGCCGAGTTGAGAAAAAGTGCTGCGATACGGGCGGAATGACAGCAAAACGCACGGAGCACTGCAGAACAGTacagggtttggggttttttgaaGTTGCTTCAGCTCTAACTTGAAGTTGGTCGCTGGGGGCGGCTGGCTACCAAACGCCGACTATCTCGACTTGAAAATTAGTTTGCAGTGACTGAGCCTGCGACAAACGCGCTGCCGCTGCCTTACAGCGCTTGGTGAGCGGATTGTCCTCCTTGAAGGTGTGATTGCcacagcaacttttttttttttttttgaggggggtgAGGGAGGAACACGAGAAAAACAAGATGATCTCTGTGCTTCCAAGGGTACAATTACTAAAACTAAGTCAGTCTTTTGAGACGCAAATTCCACAGTTTAGTAGGTACGGGTGGCTGTTTTGTCAGTTCTTTCCCCCATTTCACTAACATACTCCAGACCCTTGCATTGATgttaaaactttgaaaatttgGGGTGACTGAATTCTAACTGAATGTCACCAGCCTGTTCCGATGGAAATTTAATTGCACTCAAAATCCTACTTAGTCCAAGCTCCACAATGTAACTTGTAGGGTAAGAGGCGACAGCAGCgctgctctgctgggtgcaGGAGAGGAGAGTAGCTGCTAGGCAGGAGCCTGGGGAACGCTCTTTGTGCCAGACCAAGTTTTGTATTCAAAACAGATCATGCCAAAGACTTTTCTCATCTGTGGTGTTGGTAGGGCTTTTGTGTCCTCCCCCTCTCCCAAATCGCAGACTGTGTGAGGTTTATATATGCTTAACTAAATGTCTGAGAGCACACAGCAATCAGCGCCACTGCAACACCAGTGAGATCAGACTGTCAGGGTTAGACGTGTGCATGTAGCAAGCAATGACACCCCTGCAcccccctttcctcttcctaatGTTTCTACCTTCAGCGAGCTGTTAGTGCCCTTCTGGAGGCACCTGCAGGAgatccagcagcactgggacaCGCAAACACTTCAGTACAAAGTCTGGTTGCTCAGATTAAACTGTAGCAGGAGGGGGCTGAGTTAAGCTATTGGACTTTGCATTGAAGCATCTGAGGAGTACTTGGATACCGTTGCTGCTCCCCTGCTGGGAGGTACACACTCTTTGCAGTAGAGGTGGTATAGCAGGTGGTAAAAATGAAAGTCACTCTAACTGATTGCACGAAAGTCACTCTAATTGATTCcataatgaaaatatgttaattaaGTTATATTAATGTTATGCAGAACCAAGTTATTTATCAGTTCTATACTACAACAAACAAGTTTTGCTCTGTAAAAGGAATGCTGAAACTATGGGAACAAAAAGAAGGGGAggagaaacactgaaaattccATGATAAGTGTGGGAATATCAGCTGTATTGGCTTGATAGCAATACAAACTCAATGGTGGTTGTAATAAAATTACATGCTACTGTCCATCTAGGAGCTGAAGCTGCCCTCCTACAAAGGCCAATCTCCCCAGTTACATCTGAGAAGATACTTTGCAGATCTGATTGCCATCGTGAGCAATCGGTTCAGACTCTGTCCTGCTGCACGACATCTAGCTGTGTATCTGTTGGACCTCTTTATGGATCGTTATGACATATCTGTACAGCAGCTGCATGTGGTTGCTCTTTCCTGTTTACTTTTAGCAAGTAAGTATGTGGCACCATACTTTAACCAGAGCAATACAGGTTCTTCTGCCAAATGCAAGGAGTAACTTGAGGGGATACAGCAGGTAGAAGGGGAAACAAAGTGGTTACAAAAGGTAGACAGATTAGTGTACATAAATTTGGCCCACTTGGTAGAGCGTTTCTTTAGACTCTTGGTTTGATATCTGTTGGCACCTGATAAAAcggaagaaaaaatgaactgcaattaaaaaaacaatgtttatgCTTGGAAACACAAATTATTCTACGATGAATTTTAGCAGGAGATTAGAGGAATAGAAAGGCTGCCTTTCTAATGACATGTCAAAATAGGTAGAACCAGTGCTGAAAGCAAGAAGTTAAGATACCTAtgataaagaaagaaactaaataAACCATAGGTAGACTGTACTGATCCCTGCTGATTGTCCTGGATGTGTCTGGCATACTTCAGATTTCATAAATTGAAGTGTTCTTTATGCAAGCTAAGGCTAATGTAAATCCTGTATTGTGTCACATACAAAATGTAACACAGGTGAATACATTGGTGATTGCATAGCACTCTGAAAATGGAATTAATTACAAACATTCATTATGAACTGTACTGCTTACATAGACCTCAGCTAGATTCCTGTGGTGTGTATCCATCTTTCTGGAGTCCTTTCAGGAGTCCCCAGAGAGATATGGATGCAGTTTACAGAATACCTGCTGGTAATTGTTCTTAAACCTAGTGCCCGAGCTTTGTTCTAGTAGCAGAATTAACTGTTGGTTCAGTTTCTGCTAATCCATTtctctgaatatattttcattttctcaaacaAGGTGAGATCGTCGTGTTGTAGCTCTAGGCCTTCTCTGCCAGTCAACACCTCAGCgctctggttttctgtttttggtATACAGCTTCCTTTCATTGCACCTTGTCTCCACCAATAACTGTTCTGTTGAATAGttgtaaaggagaaaagagtTATTTTGGATTCTTCTGGGAGGTAAATTTTGACTGGATGTCACCAGCCACCTTTCCCAAAGGATGGGGCTCTggttataaaaaaaacagacctcAGAAACCAGTCTGATCCATTTAAGAAAGCGGATTGTCTTTGAAATAATGCCAGATTGTCAAGTGAAATTCATGTTTTGAagagtattattatttttaaaaaatcagttctgcCATCTTTTGTAACAAGCAGCAAGTAGAGCTTATGAGAGCCTGGAGTCCTCGTCCTTCTGAGAAGTAGCATGTGAATTAGTTTAGAAAGCACAAACCAAAATGCTCACTTAAAACTTTTGTCCTTTATGGCTCAAACAAGCAATTTGGTCAGTCATACAGTGAGTTGGACAAATCACACTGATATATCTAATAAGGTTGTAGAAATAAGAATGGAGATGATTATGTGACCCctgaaacttctgtttctgtaattgCTAGAGTGTGGGAAACAAAAACTAACTCATTGGGGTTGGTGTTGGATTAAGTCCTGATGTAAGTAGCTCCCAAcgtggggggagggggaagcaaATGATCAGTACGTTCAGTCCTGCAAAAGTCTCCAAAAACGTGCATTTACAACATATGTAGTACTGAATAGAGGGTGTAAGATGGAAAGAATTTGCAATGAAATTGAAATAGCACAACCATATGGCAAACTGTATGGAAATGTGACACTTGTTTCCCTTATTAATGGGTTTTCTACATATACAATTTTGCTTCAGGCTAAAAACATACAGGCCTGACAAGTTAAAAGTCCAGGGAAAGCTGAAGCTACTAGCAGTGTTAGAGTTGAAACAGTGTATAAGGCGCTGTGGGTTTTCAGATGTACATTGCTGAAATCCACTTGTTTGAAATCCTGGAGCAACTTATCAGTTATATCTAAAAGCGTGCCTACCATAACAGGCAATAAAAGCAGCCGCATTGGCTAGAGATGCAGCTGTactctaaaaacaaaaagagtgTGCAGTGGTAGGAGGATGAGTAACGTCGCATGCTGTGGTGTTATGTATGCTGAGTCACATCACAGTGGTATTTCAGTGATGATGGGGACACATTATACAACAATTTGGTGACAAAAACTTAAATGTATGCAGTACCAGAGATGTCATAATACAGCTCACTTCTGCTCTTGGCAAACAGCATCTGTGTGCGTGGGCAGAAGAACCAACAGGAAATATGCTACTGCACAATATCCAACACAAAGTTTGACGTTATCTGCTGAAATTTAGCCCTCTATAGTACATGCTCCGTTGTGTCTCCAGTGAAGTCTTCCATTTAAGCTTTGTGCCTGCGGGAAAGTCTCAAACTTGTTTGACATAGTAGAATTGAAATATGACCAGTGCAGACATGAGATGCAATCTGTTCACTTGTgctgaaccttttttttccctcctctttctgttcatctgaaggtaaatttgaagaaaaggaagacagtGTTCCCAAACTTGAACAGTTGAACAGCTTGGGTTGTATGACTAACATGAATTTGGTActgacaaaacagaatttgcttCATATGGAGTTATTGTTGCTAGAAACATTTCAGTGGAATTTGTGCCTCCCAACTGCTGCTCATTTCATCGACTATTATCTTTCTATTGCTGTCCATGAAACTGATCTTCATGATGGCTGGCCAATGGTTTGCTTAGAGAAGACTAAGTTATATATGGCAAAATATGCTGATTACTTTCTGGAAGTATCACTGCAAGGTGAGTTACAAATTTCAGGTAACGATTCCTTTGTTCTCTTAGCTGACAATGTCCAACTTATAcgaatctttttcttttcccttcattttagatcatgcatttttaaattatgccCCTTCTTTAGTTGCCACTGCATGCGTAGCTTCTTCAAGGATTATCTTGCGTCTCTCCCCAACATGGCCTACTCGACTGCATCATCTCACTGCATACTCCTGGGACTTCCTGGTGCCATGTATTGAACGACTATTAATGTAAGTTAATAGCTGCCTTTTTTTAAGCCTATGTACTGATCTATCGGTATACTTAATTGCTGTTAACATTGcaagcagtttatttttatttcaatttgtcTATATCTAGGTATTAGGTAataactgttttgttctttccaaaaaaaaaaaaaaaaaacaaaaaacaacccaccacCATCTGATCTAAcctctgctttgttctttcaaCAAACCCCAGCCTCGCAGCTGATATATTTAGTGAAAGGCATAGTACCTAAAGCATGCCCATGCTGTTGTAGAAGTGTTTTCAGTATCACTCTGGAACGCTTTGATgtgggagggcagggaagcctTACAGTCATCTTGTAGTGCAACATAAAAAGTTAGCAGTcccttaggggaaaaaaataaatggtgatGTTTGACCTGTGTTTAAGAGATTAGCCCCATATGGTACCAAAACCGTAGCTGACTTTAGGCCTGACAGAAGTGTGCAGCTGGCACCTGCTTGACCTCagcataaaagcaaatgaaagagtATGTCTAAATACATCTGAGGCAGGTATAAATCAAAGGGAATTGGGGTGAGTTACACTATTTTAAGTTAAACATGGAATAAGACAAAATATCATGTCATTTGAAAACCATATACCCAATTTAAATGAGGTAGAAGCAGCAAGCAAGCTTTAAGTTCAGGTTCTGGTAATCTGGCACTTTATTGCACTGATATTTTTAGATACTGCTGTATTGCTTGTATTGCACTTAGCAATACAAAAACTCATTTAAAGCTACAAAATTAAGTGAAatcctgaaaagaaacaaattttaaaactatgAGGTTTTTATTGGTTAtgctaaaatgattttctttttttttaatttttttaaaagctttggaTGCTTTCTGCATCATTTGTTAGTGCTCTTAAATTAATccaaaggaattaaaatgacttttataTCCATTTTAATGTATTCTGTCTCCTGAATTTGTTTCAGTGCGCATGATAACGATGTGAaggaagcaaacaagcaaaaaggaCAACATGCTCAGTCTGCTCAACATACTGTATTTCAGTCCCCAGCTCCAACTCCCCAGCAGGCCAGCGTTCAGCAGCACATACCCCAGTATCTCCAAGCTCATCAACCTTCGTTACAGTATCACCATCAGACATCAGAACAGCAGAACTGTCAACAGATACTATCAGCTAATCACACAGCATCTTACCCGCTTCAGACTTGCCCTGCTGCCTTACAGTCTAGTGTTCAGGCTCGAGGCCACGGACAGACCGGTGCTGCTATGTCACTAGCTGTTCCGCTAGAAGTGAAGCCATGTATAAGCGTCTCCTACAACCGGAGTTACCAGGTGAATGGACGATATTCCTGTGTTACTCCCTGCTTTGAGAGGTGATAAgtacaaaaattattttgtgcttGTTTATTTGGGGCAGGAAGTTGCATTGTGGggaattgtttgtttgtttttgtttaaccTCAAATATGTTTGAGGGCAacaaattgaatttaaaaaagtgtctttccagagaaaaagcaaCTGGATTGGCAATCAGTACCGTAGCTCAAGTAGAGACTGCAAAAAATAAGCACACAGAACATCTGAAAGAATGCATGTACCTGGGAGTAATAACTTCTTACTCAGGCACTCAGAATACTCTGTGCTTCGAATGCACATCTTTGAAATAtcagccaaaagaaaaatggctgTGGACTAACTACAGACTTATGTTTTAATGAAGGAGATATGCAGTattattttgaagatgtttGTGTAATACCACCATACAGTATTAACATTTACGTTAAATTTACTGAAACTTAAGAATCCATAGAATGCCAGACTTCTCCAGATACATGGGGACCACAGGAAGAAACAGATCTAACTTAGATAACTCCGTACTCTTGCCCCTTTTTCAGCAGTTGTATTGGACATTTGCTTTAGACTAAGGCATTTGAGTTAAGTGGTATTTTCGGATagttttttaagttttgtacCTCACAGGATAGACactatgtttttcctttttttcttccctatccTTTTTATGTTTAAAGTAACTCTTTCATACTAACTCAGGGAATTTTCTACTCATTACTCTGTGCTGCTGGTTTGTACACTTAATTGGGTATAGCCTGAGAGAGAAGGGTAGAAAGGGAAGAGCCTATAGCAAACGAAGGGGCTTTTCTTCAGGGCGTCTGTATCCAGAGTACCAAAGGGATGTGTTAGGGTTCACAGAATGTAGATGTGAACTACTGCCCAGCAGTGTGGTATTGAGTAATTGAAGTAAAGAGAAAGTTTCAGCTGAACTTGTACTGTACCAGAACTACTACAGTGGCTGTGATTCTTCCATGTAAGTGCACACACATTAATAACCAACAGAAAGCGTCCTCCAATTGTATTGACAATATCAATTGtgcaaaaaaacccacaggtAAATGCTTATAGAAATCCAGTTCTGTGTCAGGCTTACAACGGAGGAAAATTCTCAGGTAATACAGGGGTAACTTCTTATTCTGCTATTTGGGAgttccagaagaaaatgcagagatttaCTCTTCTAAACGGGTGGATCAAAATATATTGCAGAATGAACTACTTTATCACAATTAAGGTGCTAATTATGTAACTTTATGAAATTACACTATCTCCTGTGGAGTGGATAGTCTGAGGGTAGAAAGCTTCACTCATCCAACTCTTCGATGAAAATGGTGGTAAAGATATtattggagatttttttttttttaaaaaacacctgCCTCTCCTGTGGTAGAATGTGGGAGGAGGTATGGATGACAAGATTCTTACTACTTCAAAATACCTCTATAGTATGTGGGCttaaggctttattttattttatttgttcttttaccACCTTCTCACCTGTCTTAGTGGCAGCACTTACAACTGTGTACCACCTAATGAAACCGAAGTATTGTGAATCTTACTGCTTTCAAAGTAGGGGCAATTAAGATATGTTACCAATGTTAAGATGAATGCTGTATCACAGGAGAGGGGGTCTTACCATAATGTTCAGAATGGAGGAAGGATGGTTGTGCTCTTTCTTCTTGGAGCTGAGTGATGAAGTGCTACAAACCCTATTTATTGTGGAGGAGAAGAAATCCTgtttcacttgttttgtttttgcataaaTCCCAATTTTTGTTGTGGGCTTTTGTAGCATATATGTGCAAGTCAAGAGGGGATAGGAGGGTGAATAAGAGAGGTGACCCTCTCTGTTTTATTCTAGAGAATCAACTTCGAAATAGGCATAGTGTGGTCAATTCTTACTTTCTCTAAgtgcaaattttttttcctcacctctGTCTCTTAATGAATATTTCCCCAGGTCTGAGAGTAGTGTTAAGTAGAGATTTTCCACCTCATAAGATGCCATGCTTTTTATTCAACATTGTTACCCATTTGAGAGAGAAATAGACTTCCTTCTGcaggtttcattttgtttcaatgCTATATATCAAAGTCCTCAGTGCTCTAACTACCTCTGATAACTATGAATGTACAGTCTTGTAATAGACCATGACTTGAAATAACAGCAGATGCCTGTAGCaaacttttctgtaaaatctttGTCAGCTAACTTGTCATCTTTATTTGTAATGCAGCAGTatagacttttcttttttggagtATTACTAAAGTTATCCCATAGGCATTTGATATATAAAATTTAACTAATACTTAACACTGGAATTATAATGGGCGGGGGGATTATTCAGTTAGTTAATACTgcaaatttacatttattagggtatttttatttgactATTTTAAGACATTAGATCAACTGTAAAAAGATCCACTacatgctgtttgtttttaatttattacttagtctgattttttttctgacactaCAGCTTCACCATGACTACAGAAAATGTACACTGAACAGTTccaatgtattatttaaaaggGCTTTAGTGGTGTACATTAGAAATACACTGTTCTTACTATTAgaaccaaaatgtgttttttatggcataaagaaaaatggtgCTCCTAAATGCAAAATGTCCAAAACAATGGAATCTTTGTGAGTGCTATgcattcaatttatttttaaaaaataaaactagtttTGAGTAAGAAGACTACACtgtgtattatttaaaaaacaagcacacacaAACTGGTCCTAATCTGTCTTCCGCCATCCCTGTGTAGGGGCTGGAGATGTTAAGAACTTCTCTACTCCCTCATGCCCCTACTTCTGTGACACTATAATAAGCTTCAGGAACACTGACactaccacaaaaaaaaaggggggaggggggaaatcaTGCAGGAAGGCACTGTAGAACTAATTGCACCCACAACAAATGCTCAACATTGTACACTTCAGCAGCCTTGTATCTAGTGCGCAAATCTAAGAACTAGATTGAATTCATTGTTATCATTCAAAAAAAAGTGATACACAATCCTTTCAACACTAGAAATCAATTAGGACACCACTTGGCTTGTGGTAAAAGGCTATTACCGTGAGCTCTTAGGCTATTATGATAGCCATGGCAGCAGAAggtaatataattttaaattggtAATTAATTTACTAATAACGTACACAGCCAAAACAAGACAGAGACCTCCAGAAACTAAGTAGGCCCCTCAATCTCATTCCTATAAAATTAGGTAGCATATATACTACATCGATGCTTCAATCCACGAAGTTTTGTCCTTAACCTTAAAATCGCAAAACTAAATTCCATGTAgatcttttttccttgaaatctcatttttttccccatgcaatTACAAAACAGTAACTACCACCTTACCTTTATGAAGCTCTAACAACTCCAAGGACTGCCAGCTACATTTTGCTTAggtttttcagtaaaattttcaAGAGATTCTAAATAGCAGTTCTGAGGATTTGTTCATacataaaatgaagttttgtcTTTGCTTCCTGTGATCCAGATTCATTATCTGGATCAAATAGTCCTCATTTCTGCCAGCAGTGCAAAATTTAGTTCAGACgctgaaattgttttcattaaagtttTGATGGCTAGCACATCCcccagaaatatttgttttgcaacTGTAACACCACTGTCCAGTATGTATAAGCAAAAGTAATGTGGCATCCTTCCTCAATAATTTATTAGTTCTACATTCTGAATGCTCATAGGAACATTAGCTTCTTGAGCTGATAAGGCCTTATCTGACCGGACACAAGTGCCCAGTTAGCAGTCTTTTATTTCAATcatcagcagcattttttttaaaacagcaagttAAAGGGCAATAAcaaaatattgctatttttaatttctattccAGTGATATTTTAGGAGGTACAGCACAAACACATACATTTGGCTAGTTTGCATTTACACATTTTGATCATTCCCTGCAATTACCTGTATACAACTTCAATAAACAAGACATACATTCTGACAAGGAAAGCCACTTGCCactaaacattcaaaaaaaatttcctCTGCTTATAAATGAATAATTACAAAGTATCTATATAGAAAGTAGCTCCAGGTTTTAAAAATTCTCAGTGCAACAGTAGATGTGGACTTCTGCCCCTAGCCTCCTACCAAGAGGAAGGAGGCTTAAGCAAGACTTACAGGTACTGAAACTGCAAGCTTGAGATTCAGTATGAGTACTCATACATAACAGTTGTATTCACCATGCAAGTCGGTTGCATCATTATCATACATGTTAGCTAGGATATGTGTTCTACAGTTGTTTGAAAATGCTGCTTGATGTTCTTGAAACACCTGAATTTACTCTCCTGAAGCAGCAAGATAACACTTTCATAGAACAACCTGTTAAAGctctcatgaaagaaaaagatgcattttctaTATTCTACAAATCACTTAAATGACCACTCTAAGCACTGACTGTATGTTCTGTAGGAAAATTGTAATCTTGTAATTAATTACCATAACCAGTAATTAATTACAAGAAGACTAACAGCCATTAGAATGTCAATTTATAGTATAATCATAGAAAAGaccaggttggaagggacctcagatATCACCGGGTCCAGCCATTCACAGTAAAAGCAGGGCCCAGACAAGATTGTCTAACATCTTATCGAGCCAAACCCTAAAAGTCTGAAGTGGTGGAGAGTCAACGGAAAATGTGCAGTTCTAATCTTCCTACATTAAAGTTTAACAACATATAACACTGGCTTATTTCTTGTGGTACTGAAAAGATGCATTGCACGGTGACTATGGAAGTTCCAGTGCTCAAGCCCATCAGACCAGTATTTGAAGACTTGTCCTCCTTTCATTTCAACCTCCAGATCCTCAGATTTATTAATGGAACTCTACTACAGAAGAGGGCAAACTGTGAATCTGCATGTGGTCAGCACAAC
Protein-coding regions in this window:
- the CCNJ gene encoding cyclin-J isoform X1, which encodes MELEAQWWTGQLAADIHQALRYKELKLPSYKGQSPQLHLRRYFADLIAIVSNRFRLCPAARHLAVYLLDLFMDRYDISVQQLHVVALSCLLLASKFEEKEDSVPKLEQLNSLGCMTNMNLVLTKQNLLHMELLLLETFQWNLCLPTAAHFIDYYLSIAVHETDLHDGWPMVCLEKTKLYMAKYADYFLEVSLQDHAFLNYAPSLVATACVASSRIILRLSPTWPTRLHHLTAYSWDFLVPCIERLLIAHDNDVKEANKQKGQHAQSAQHTVFQSPAPTPQQASVQQHIPQYLQAHQPSLQYHHQTSEQQNCQQILSANHTASYPLQTCPAALQSSVQARGHGQTGAAMSLAVPLEVKPCISVSYNRSYQVNGRYSCVTPCFER
- the CCNJ gene encoding cyclin-J isoform X2, yielding MELEAQWWTGQLAADIHQALRYKELKLPSYKGQSPQLHLRRYFADLIAIVSNRFRLCPAARHLAVYLLDLFMDRYDISVQQLHVVALSCLLLASKFEEKEDSVPKLEQLNSLGCMTNMNLVLTKQNLLHMELLLLETFQWNLCLPTAAHFIDYYLSIAVHETDLHDGWPMVCLEKTKLYMAKYADYFLEVSLQDHAFLNYAPSLVATACVASSRIILRLSPTWPTRLHHLTAYSWDFLVPCIERLLIAHDNDVKEANKQKGQHAQSAQHTVFQSPAPTPQQASVQQHIPQYLQAHQPSLQYHHQTSEQQNCQQILSANHTASYPLQTCPAALQSSVQARGHGQTGAAMSLAVPLEVKPCISVSYNRSYQPRHR
- the CCNJ gene encoding cyclin-J isoform X3, with the protein product MELEAQWWTGQLAADIHQALRYKELKLPSYKGQSPQLHLRRYFADLIAIVSNRFRLCPAARHLAVYLLDLFMDRYDISVQQLHVVALSCLLLASKFEEKEDSVPKLEQLNSLGCMTNMNLVLTKQNLLHMELLLLETFQWNLCLPTAAHFIDYYLSIAVHETDLHDGWPMVCLEKTKLYMAKYADYFLEVSLQDHAFLNYAPSLVATACVASSRIILRLSPTWPTRLHHLTAYSWDFLVPCIERLLIAHDNDVKEANKQKGQHAQSAQHTVFQSPAPTPQQASVQQHIPQYLQAHQPSLQYHHQTSEQQNCQQILSANHTASYPLQTCPAALQSSVQARGHGQTGAAMSLAVPLEVKPCISVSYNRSYQF